In Euphorbia lathyris chromosome 9, ddEupLath1.1, whole genome shotgun sequence, the following are encoded in one genomic region:
- the LOC136205191 gene encoding uncharacterized protein, protein MAFRGRGRGRGRFGGGGGGFGYARQEPFIEFPEIELPDRKAVKEERALVLGNAKLLNFWKSSPYFLEESIAKKSQSMDIERFSDWGKPKTTAKRDALSNFLILEPMNFPKELLTGAKREQPNPKKVRWNPNSDIKKWDLFEKLEEKFQGREDKGEKEKKEGEDEEDEEDEEAQEAEEEPSDDDYNQNVDFDDDDDDYNDVDAGNNDEPEY, encoded by the exons ATGGCGTTTAGAGGGAGAGGACGAGGGCGAGGAAGGTTTGGTGGTGGAGGAGGCGGGTTTGGCTATGCAAGGCAAGAGCCTTTTATTGAATTTCCT GAAATTGAGTTACCTGATAGAAAAGCAGTGAAGGAGGAAAGGGCCTTAGTTCTTGGGAATGCTAAGTTGCTGAATTTTTGGAAATCCTCTCCCTATTTTCTTGAAGAAAGCATAGCAAAGA AGAGTCAGAGCATGGACATAGAAAGATTTTCTGACTGGGGGAAGCCAAAAACCACTGCAAAACGTGATGCACTTAGCAATTTTTTAATTCTAGAACCTATGAATTTTCCTAAAGAACTTCTTACAG GTGCAAAGCGGGAGCAACCAAATCCCAAAAAAGTTCGTTGGAATCCAAATTCAG ACATAAAAAAATGGGATCTATTTGAGAAACTTGAAGAGAAGTTTCAG GGAAGAGAGGATAAAGgtgaaaaggaaaagaaggaaggtgaagatgaggaagatgaagaagatgaagaagctcaAGAAGCTGAAGAAGAGCCCAGCGATGACGACTATAATCAG AACGTTGattttgatgatgatgatgatgattataACGACGTGGATGCTGGAAACAATG ATGAACCTGAATATTAG
- the LOC136206734 gene encoding uncharacterized protein isoform X3 — METKRLDDSKLSRNEVVDDDDKVSLLHSAWSASLSESVNGENESFETHRLSKSSLLNAPHLENCKLSESINKYLDIRAENESFPPWTTWKGLLDMHPAATANEQLRYFRHQAISEGAYPPWVTGSDEENYPLTRKVQRDIWIHQHPINCRDPNVRFLVADWERLPGFGIGAQLAGMCGLLAIAIKEKRVLVTSYYNRADHDGCKGSSHSSWSCYFFPETSQECRDRAFELMSNKEARETGIITTKDNYKSKEIWTGQTPRIWGDPWSYMQPTTDINGSLITSHRKMDRRWWRAQATRYLMRFQTEYTCSLMNVARNAAFGKEVAKMVLESIGDGWPKEEKEKARSDIEEYVWTNYQKPWIPRPMLSMHVRMGDKACEMKVFEFEEYMRLADRIRHRFPNVNSIWLSSEMQEVVDKSKEYKKWKFYYSKVKRQVGNTTMAKYETSLGRKSSTNYPLVNFLMATEADFFIGALGSTWCFLIDGMRNTGGKVMAGYLTVNKDRFW, encoded by the exons ATGGAAACAAAGAGATTGGATGATTCCAAACTCAGTAGAAATGAAGTTGTTGATGATGATGACAAAGTTTCTTTACTGCATTCGGCTTGGAGTGCATCGTTATCTGAATCAGTAAACGGAGAAAACGAATCATTTGAGACACATAGATTGAGCAAGTCTTCTCTACTTAATGCTCCTCATTTGGAGAACTGTAAACTGAGTGAAAGCATAAACAAGTACCTCGATATCCGTGCTGAGAACGAGAGCTTCCCTCCTTGGACTACTTGGAAAGGATTACTAGACATGCATCCAGCTGCCACGGCCAACGAGCAGCTTAGGTACTTCAGGCATCAAGCTATATCTGAAGGTGCTTATCCTCCCTGG GTTACTGGATCAGATGAAGAAAACTATCCGCTTACAAGAAAAGTGCAACGGGACATATGGATCCATCAGCATCCCATAAATTGCAGAGATCCTAATGTAAGATTTCTTGTTGCTGACTGGGAGAGATTACCTGGTTTTGGAATAGGAGCCCAGCTAGCCGGAATGTGTGGACTCCTCGCTATTGCAATCAAGGAGAAAAGAGTCCTTGTTACGAGCTATTACAATCGAGCAGACCATGATGGCTGTAAGG GTTCTTCGCACTCTAGTTGGTCGTGCTACTTCTTTCCCGAAACATCCCAAGAATGCAGGGATCGTGCTTTCGAGCTTATGAGCAATAAAGAAGCAAGGGAAACAGGGATAATAACTACAAAAGACAACTATAAATCAAAGGAAATATGGACTGGACAAACACCGAG GATATGGGGTGATCCTTGGAGTTATATGCAGCCAACAACAGATATAAATGGAAGCTTGATCACTTCTCACCGAAAGATGGACCGCCGGTGGTGGAGAGCGCAG GCGACACGCTACTTAATGAGATTTCAGACCGAGTATACGTGCAGCTTAATGAACGTAGCCCGTAATGCTGCATTTGGGAAGGAAGTAGCAAAGATGGTACTTGAAAGCATTGGTGATGGATGGCCTAAG gaagaaaaagagaaggcAAGGTCAGATATAGAAGAATATGTTTGGACAAATTATCAGAAACCATGGATTCCAAGGCCAATGCTAAGCATGCATGTGAGAATGGGAGACAAGGCATGTGAAATGAAAGTGTTCGAGTTCGAGGAGTATATGCGTCTCGCCGATAGGATCAGACACCGTTTTCCTAACGTAAATAGCATATGGTTGTCAAGCGAAATGCAG GAGGTCGTTGATAAATCAAAGGAGTACAAGAAATGGAAATTCTACTACagcaaagtgaaaaggcaagtGGGGAACACGACAATGGCGAAATACGAAACGAGTCTGGGAAGGAAGAGCAGCACAAACTATCCTCTGGTTAATTTCTTGATGGCAACAGAAGCAGATTTCTTCATAGGAGCATTGGGTTCAACATGGTGTTTTTTGATAGATGGGATGAGGAATACTGGTGGAAAAGTAATGGCTGGTTACCTCACTGTTAACAAAGATAGATTCTGGTAG
- the LOC136206734 gene encoding uncharacterized protein isoform X1, which produces MDLKKEEKMESVNQKSLERVVSQKALQMGSSFPCQICVVGFLCGICLTSFFLAALTSLGSSAFTGFSFSSMSIRPWNSTSQFINVVTSRDYKIHVMETKRLDDSKLSRNEVVDDDDKVSLLHSAWSASLSESVNGENESFETHRLSKSSLLNAPHLENCKLSESINKYLDIRAENESFPPWTTWKGLLDMHPAATANEQLRYFRHQAISEGAYPPWVTGSDEENYPLTRKVQRDIWIHQHPINCRDPNVRFLVADWERLPGFGIGAQLAGMCGLLAIAIKEKRVLVTSYYNRADHDGCKGSSHSSWSCYFFPETSQECRDRAFELMSNKEARETGIITTKDNYKSKEIWTGQTPRIWGDPWSYMQPTTDINGSLITSHRKMDRRWWRAQATRYLMRFQTEYTCSLMNVARNAAFGKEVAKMVLESIGDGWPKEEKEKARSDIEEYVWTNYQKPWIPRPMLSMHVRMGDKACEMKVFEFEEYMRLADRIRHRFPNVNSIWLSSEMQEVVDKSKEYKKWKFYYSKVKRQVGNTTMAKYETSLGRKSSTNYPLVNFLMATEADFFIGALGSTWCFLIDGMRNTGGKVMAGYLTVNKDRFW; this is translated from the exons ATGGATttgaagaaagaagagaaaatgGAGTCTGTGAATCAGAAATCTCTGGAAAGAGTAGTATCACAGAAAGCTCTGCAAATGGGTAGTTCATTTCCATGTCAAATATGCGTAGTGGGTTTTCTCTGTGGAATTTGTCTTACCTCTTTTTTTCTTGCTGCTCTTACTTCACTTGGGTCTTCTGCTTTTACTGGGTTTTCATTTTCTTCTATGTCAATCAGACCGTGGAATTCCACTTCTCAGTTCATCA ATGTGGTAACAAGCAGAGATTACAAAATTCATGTAATGGAAACAAAGAGATTGGATGATTCCAAACTCAGTAGAAATGAAGTTGTTGATGATGATGACAAAGTTTCTTTACTGCATTCGGCTTGGAGTGCATCGTTATCTGAATCAGTAAACGGAGAAAACGAATCATTTGAGACACATAGATTGAGCAAGTCTTCTCTACTTAATGCTCCTCATTTGGAGAACTGTAAACTGAGTGAAAGCATAAACAAGTACCTCGATATCCGTGCTGAGAACGAGAGCTTCCCTCCTTGGACTACTTGGAAAGGATTACTAGACATGCATCCAGCTGCCACGGCCAACGAGCAGCTTAGGTACTTCAGGCATCAAGCTATATCTGAAGGTGCTTATCCTCCCTGG GTTACTGGATCAGATGAAGAAAACTATCCGCTTACAAGAAAAGTGCAACGGGACATATGGATCCATCAGCATCCCATAAATTGCAGAGATCCTAATGTAAGATTTCTTGTTGCTGACTGGGAGAGATTACCTGGTTTTGGAATAGGAGCCCAGCTAGCCGGAATGTGTGGACTCCTCGCTATTGCAATCAAGGAGAAAAGAGTCCTTGTTACGAGCTATTACAATCGAGCAGACCATGATGGCTGTAAGG GTTCTTCGCACTCTAGTTGGTCGTGCTACTTCTTTCCCGAAACATCCCAAGAATGCAGGGATCGTGCTTTCGAGCTTATGAGCAATAAAGAAGCAAGGGAAACAGGGATAATAACTACAAAAGACAACTATAAATCAAAGGAAATATGGACTGGACAAACACCGAG GATATGGGGTGATCCTTGGAGTTATATGCAGCCAACAACAGATATAAATGGAAGCTTGATCACTTCTCACCGAAAGATGGACCGCCGGTGGTGGAGAGCGCAG GCGACACGCTACTTAATGAGATTTCAGACCGAGTATACGTGCAGCTTAATGAACGTAGCCCGTAATGCTGCATTTGGGAAGGAAGTAGCAAAGATGGTACTTGAAAGCATTGGTGATGGATGGCCTAAG gaagaaaaagagaaggcAAGGTCAGATATAGAAGAATATGTTTGGACAAATTATCAGAAACCATGGATTCCAAGGCCAATGCTAAGCATGCATGTGAGAATGGGAGACAAGGCATGTGAAATGAAAGTGTTCGAGTTCGAGGAGTATATGCGTCTCGCCGATAGGATCAGACACCGTTTTCCTAACGTAAATAGCATATGGTTGTCAAGCGAAATGCAG GAGGTCGTTGATAAATCAAAGGAGTACAAGAAATGGAAATTCTACTACagcaaagtgaaaaggcaagtGGGGAACACGACAATGGCGAAATACGAAACGAGTCTGGGAAGGAAGAGCAGCACAAACTATCCTCTGGTTAATTTCTTGATGGCAACAGAAGCAGATTTCTTCATAGGAGCATTGGGTTCAACATGGTGTTTTTTGATAGATGGGATGAGGAATACTGGTGGAAAAGTAATGGCTGGTTACCTCACTGTTAACAAAGATAGATTCTGGTAG
- the LOC136206734 gene encoding uncharacterized protein isoform X2, producing the protein MESVNQKSLERVVSQKALQMGSSFPCQICVVGFLCGICLTSFFLAALTSLGSSAFTGFSFSSMSIRPWNSTSQFINVVTSRDYKIHVMETKRLDDSKLSRNEVVDDDDKVSLLHSAWSASLSESVNGENESFETHRLSKSSLLNAPHLENCKLSESINKYLDIRAENESFPPWTTWKGLLDMHPAATANEQLRYFRHQAISEGAYPPWVTGSDEENYPLTRKVQRDIWIHQHPINCRDPNVRFLVADWERLPGFGIGAQLAGMCGLLAIAIKEKRVLVTSYYNRADHDGCKGSSHSSWSCYFFPETSQECRDRAFELMSNKEARETGIITTKDNYKSKEIWTGQTPRIWGDPWSYMQPTTDINGSLITSHRKMDRRWWRAQATRYLMRFQTEYTCSLMNVARNAAFGKEVAKMVLESIGDGWPKEEKEKARSDIEEYVWTNYQKPWIPRPMLSMHVRMGDKACEMKVFEFEEYMRLADRIRHRFPNVNSIWLSSEMQEVVDKSKEYKKWKFYYSKVKRQVGNTTMAKYETSLGRKSSTNYPLVNFLMATEADFFIGALGSTWCFLIDGMRNTGGKVMAGYLTVNKDRFW; encoded by the exons atgGAGTCTGTGAATCAGAAATCTCTGGAAAGAGTAGTATCACAGAAAGCTCTGCAAATGGGTAGTTCATTTCCATGTCAAATATGCGTAGTGGGTTTTCTCTGTGGAATTTGTCTTACCTCTTTTTTTCTTGCTGCTCTTACTTCACTTGGGTCTTCTGCTTTTACTGGGTTTTCATTTTCTTCTATGTCAATCAGACCGTGGAATTCCACTTCTCAGTTCATCA ATGTGGTAACAAGCAGAGATTACAAAATTCATGTAATGGAAACAAAGAGATTGGATGATTCCAAACTCAGTAGAAATGAAGTTGTTGATGATGATGACAAAGTTTCTTTACTGCATTCGGCTTGGAGTGCATCGTTATCTGAATCAGTAAACGGAGAAAACGAATCATTTGAGACACATAGATTGAGCAAGTCTTCTCTACTTAATGCTCCTCATTTGGAGAACTGTAAACTGAGTGAAAGCATAAACAAGTACCTCGATATCCGTGCTGAGAACGAGAGCTTCCCTCCTTGGACTACTTGGAAAGGATTACTAGACATGCATCCAGCTGCCACGGCCAACGAGCAGCTTAGGTACTTCAGGCATCAAGCTATATCTGAAGGTGCTTATCCTCCCTGG GTTACTGGATCAGATGAAGAAAACTATCCGCTTACAAGAAAAGTGCAACGGGACATATGGATCCATCAGCATCCCATAAATTGCAGAGATCCTAATGTAAGATTTCTTGTTGCTGACTGGGAGAGATTACCTGGTTTTGGAATAGGAGCCCAGCTAGCCGGAATGTGTGGACTCCTCGCTATTGCAATCAAGGAGAAAAGAGTCCTTGTTACGAGCTATTACAATCGAGCAGACCATGATGGCTGTAAGG GTTCTTCGCACTCTAGTTGGTCGTGCTACTTCTTTCCCGAAACATCCCAAGAATGCAGGGATCGTGCTTTCGAGCTTATGAGCAATAAAGAAGCAAGGGAAACAGGGATAATAACTACAAAAGACAACTATAAATCAAAGGAAATATGGACTGGACAAACACCGAG GATATGGGGTGATCCTTGGAGTTATATGCAGCCAACAACAGATATAAATGGAAGCTTGATCACTTCTCACCGAAAGATGGACCGCCGGTGGTGGAGAGCGCAG GCGACACGCTACTTAATGAGATTTCAGACCGAGTATACGTGCAGCTTAATGAACGTAGCCCGTAATGCTGCATTTGGGAAGGAAGTAGCAAAGATGGTACTTGAAAGCATTGGTGATGGATGGCCTAAG gaagaaaaagagaaggcAAGGTCAGATATAGAAGAATATGTTTGGACAAATTATCAGAAACCATGGATTCCAAGGCCAATGCTAAGCATGCATGTGAGAATGGGAGACAAGGCATGTGAAATGAAAGTGTTCGAGTTCGAGGAGTATATGCGTCTCGCCGATAGGATCAGACACCGTTTTCCTAACGTAAATAGCATATGGTTGTCAAGCGAAATGCAG GAGGTCGTTGATAAATCAAAGGAGTACAAGAAATGGAAATTCTACTACagcaaagtgaaaaggcaagtGGGGAACACGACAATGGCGAAATACGAAACGAGTCTGGGAAGGAAGAGCAGCACAAACTATCCTCTGGTTAATTTCTTGATGGCAACAGAAGCAGATTTCTTCATAGGAGCATTGGGTTCAACATGGTGTTTTTTGATAGATGGGATGAGGAATACTGGTGGAAAAGTAATGGCTGGTTACCTCACTGTTAACAAAGATAGATTCTGGTAG